The Niastella koreensis GR20-10 genome includes a window with the following:
- a CDS encoding T9SS type A sorting domain-containing protein, whose protein sequence is MTRFKQLVALAAVLLPIRMLAQEKITAKAISNQSVTSLSHIFKKYALYQINTAGLDQYMKQAGQGNIPLELNLPGLVSFPMNLQAHDILSNNYKLVVATPQGRQEFPKPACMTYQGILTNQGSSNVYLTITNDLIYGMLNGSSQSWFIEPLQYFDKQANGNVYVVYDVKDVYPRTDLSCGVSELQTRQLANNTTARVEGTATGTCKMTEVAIASDDSMYIRYGTAARVQEHNIGVLNTMVGIYSNAQFTPSQYLEFRIAGQYISTAAANNALTPLYTGQDATVLLPDFSAWGQAGHFGFTYDMATYWTTRNITDNAGNTGVIGLAWVGATCSANRYQVLEDLASLDAAQLGSLQAHETGHNFGANHDASSGYIMSPSVSSPAATTFSAASISSISTYLGQPSVNCLSACNAITPVAQFNASATNICTGSSITFTNYSVGQVTGVSWTFQDGTPASSTSNSQAVSFSTPGYKNITLTATNINGPTSITKTVYVGNNTHTTSGCYSKAAPTGATYGLLWSFLLQDLKYTPSPVFYGDIYNNSTCSATGLLANTTYTAQANIGYNNTPDPWPNKLQVFIDYNDDGDFADANEEIYNSGSTCVIDDVTFNFTTPATLPKMDTYLRMRVIAEPCSNNSTGCTVAGSSTAADLSVFFPTAVSLPLLLTKFDGYYNNGKNELNWTTETEVQTDHFVVERSTDGSKYVAMGSLPAKGLTNTLTNYYQFTDALVNAQNVNRFYYRLKMVDKDGAYTYSKSVIITLPSGNDRVQVLVYPNPVLRNTTLQIKKATNELSVIEIFNSMGQRVYSKRLTSALYNTTVNIPGNWGAGIYIIRITDNKESWSGSVLIK, encoded by the coding sequence ATGACCCGATTTAAACAATTGGTGGCATTAGCAGCTGTGCTTTTGCCTATCCGTATGCTCGCCCAGGAAAAAATCACTGCAAAGGCCATTTCAAATCAATCTGTTACCTCGCTTTCACACATCTTCAAAAAGTATGCGTTGTACCAGATCAATACCGCCGGTCTGGACCAGTATATGAAACAGGCCGGCCAGGGAAATATTCCGTTGGAATTGAACCTGCCGGGATTGGTTTCTTTTCCGATGAACCTGCAGGCGCATGATATTCTCAGTAATAATTATAAACTGGTGGTTGCAACGCCCCAGGGCCGCCAGGAGTTTCCCAAACCGGCCTGTATGACCTACCAGGGGATTTTAACTAACCAGGGCAGCAGCAACGTATACCTTACGATTACCAACGATCTTATTTATGGCATGCTGAACGGAAGCAGCCAGAGCTGGTTTATTGAACCGCTGCAATACTTCGATAAACAGGCAAATGGCAATGTTTACGTAGTGTACGATGTTAAAGATGTTTACCCGCGTACAGACCTCAGTTGCGGGGTGTCGGAACTTCAAACGAGGCAGCTTGCAAACAATACTACCGCCCGCGTGGAAGGTACGGCCACCGGCACCTGTAAAATGACGGAGGTAGCCATCGCTTCTGATGATTCTATGTATATCCGTTATGGTACCGCTGCCAGGGTACAGGAACATAATATCGGGGTGTTGAACACCATGGTAGGCATATATAGCAATGCACAGTTTACCCCCAGTCAATACCTCGAGTTCAGGATTGCCGGTCAGTATATATCGACTGCTGCAGCCAATAACGCCTTAACACCGCTGTATACCGGTCAGGATGCTACTGTTTTGTTGCCGGATTTTTCAGCCTGGGGACAGGCGGGCCATTTTGGCTTTACCTATGACATGGCAACTTACTGGACTACCAGGAATATAACTGACAATGCAGGAAATACCGGAGTGATTGGACTCGCGTGGGTTGGTGCAACCTGTTCAGCAAACAGGTACCAGGTGCTTGAGGACCTGGCGTCGTTGGATGCAGCCCAGCTTGGTTCCCTGCAGGCGCATGAAACCGGCCATAATTTTGGCGCTAATCACGATGCCTCCTCCGGGTATATTATGTCGCCTTCAGTTAGCAGCCCTGCTGCCACTACTTTCAGTGCTGCCAGCATCAGTTCCATAAGCACCTATCTTGGCCAGCCCAGTGTAAACTGTCTTTCGGCCTGTAATGCCATAACGCCCGTGGCGCAGTTCAACGCCTCTGCAACCAATATTTGCACAGGCAGCAGTATTACATTCACAAACTACAGTGTGGGCCAGGTTACCGGCGTTAGCTGGACCTTCCAGGATGGTACCCCTGCCTCTTCCACCAGCAACAGCCAGGCCGTTAGTTTTTCTACCCCGGGTTATAAAAACATTACACTTACTGCTACCAATATAAATGGACCCACTTCCATTACTAAAACCGTTTATGTAGGCAATAACACCCATACCACCTCCGGTTGTTACAGCAAGGCCGCTCCAACGGGCGCCACTTATGGCTTATTGTGGTCATTTCTGCTGCAGGACCTGAAATATACTCCCAGCCCAGTTTTTTATGGCGATATTTATAATAACAGCACCTGTAGTGCTACAGGTTTACTGGCAAATACAACATATACTGCCCAGGCCAATATAGGATATAATAATACCCCTGATCCCTGGCCGAATAAATTACAGGTGTTTATTGATTACAATGACGATGGTGATTTTGCAGACGCCAATGAAGAGATCTACAACTCAGGATCAACCTGTGTGATAGATGATGTTACGTTTAACTTTACCACGCCGGCTACATTACCAAAAATGGATACGTACCTGCGGATGCGGGTGATAGCAGAACCCTGTTCAAACAACAGTACCGGTTGCACGGTTGCGGGTAGTTCCACTGCGGCCGATCTTTCTGTGTTTTTTCCAACGGCGGTTTCATTGCCGCTGCTGCTTACCAAATTTGACGGGTATTATAACAATGGCAAAAATGAGTTGAACTGGACAACTGAAACGGAAGTTCAGACCGATCATTTTGTTGTTGAAAGAAGTACCGATGGCAGTAAATATGTTGCGATGGGAAGTCTTCCGGCAAAAGGGTTGACCAATACACTCACCAATTATTACCAGTTTACCGATGCGTTGGTGAATGCGCAAAACGTAAACCGTTTTTATTACCGCCTGAAAATGGTTGATAAAGACGGCGCATATACTTACAGCAAATCGGTGATCATTACCCTGCCTTCAGGAAACGACAGGGTGCAGGTGTTGGTATATCCAAATCCGGTATTACGCAATACCACGCTGCAGATCAAAAAAGCTACCAACGAGCTTTCGGTGATCGAGATCTTCAACAGTATGGGACAGCGGGTGTATTCAAAACGGCTTACTTCCGCCTTGTATAATACAACCGTTAACATTCCGGGTAACTGGGGCGCTGGTATATATATAATACGTATTACTGATAATAAAGAAAGCTGGTCAGGCTCTGTGCTGATAAAATAG
- a CDS encoding carboxymuconolactone decarboxylase family protein, translated as MKQVVNVYEKGQRALKALNTLGAYSHRSLIERPLANLILYRVSQLNGCAFCLDMHSKDLLAEGENVQRLLVLNAWRETPFYSDRERAALAFAEALTQINNGHIDDAVYNEALQQFTEEELIDLTFCIITINSYNRVNIAFPNPAVVGTYKVGMFENA; from the coding sequence ATGAAACAGGTAGTAAATGTTTACGAAAAAGGACAACGCGCATTGAAAGCTTTAAACACCCTGGGTGCTTACAGTCACCGGTCACTGATTGAAAGACCACTGGCGAATTTAATTTTGTACCGGGTATCGCAGCTCAACGGTTGTGCATTCTGTCTTGATATGCACTCCAAGGACCTGTTGGCCGAAGGTGAAAACGTGCAACGGTTACTGGTGCTGAACGCCTGGAGAGAAACGCCTTTCTACAGCGACCGCGAACGCGCTGCACTGGCCTTTGCCGAAGCGCTTACCCAGATCAACAACGGCCATATTGATGATGCTGTTTATAATGAAGCCCTGCAACAATTCACCGAAGAAGAACTGATTGACCTTACCTTTTGCATTATCACTATCAACAGTTATAACCGGGTAAACATTGCCTTCCCTAACCCGGCTGTTGTGGGTACGTATAAGGTAGGGATGTTTGAAAATGCCTAA
- a CDS encoding YciI family protein produces the protein MKEFMLIFRQPSYDFSQVSPTEMQALAKKWQDWVGGIAAQGKLGTTGMRLETDGKVLRKGGVITDGPFVEIRERLGSFCIVKAESLDEAVTLAHGCPALDYDGSVEVRAIFQ, from the coding sequence ATGAAAGAATTCATGTTAATCTTCCGTCAACCCAGTTACGACTTCAGCCAAGTATCACCTACTGAAATGCAGGCACTCGCTAAAAAGTGGCAGGACTGGGTAGGCGGTATTGCCGCACAGGGCAAATTAGGCACTACCGGTATGCGTTTGGAGACGGATGGTAAAGTATTGAGAAAAGGCGGCGTGATCACCGATGGCCCATTTGTTGAGATCAGGGAACGCCTGGGAAGCTTTTGCATCGTAAAGGCAGAAAGCCTGGATGAAGCAGTTACCCTGGCGCATGGTTGCCCGGCTTTGGATTACGATGGCAGCGTGGAAGTAAGAGCTATATTTCAGTAG
- a CDS encoding RNA polymerase sigma factor produces the protein MGKEQESLKQLFQQEFAKMVAVISNKFGLEHIEMAEDIVSETFLAASETWGIKGLPPNPAAWLYVVAKQKTLYHFRRHKIYEQKVIPEIKAQQPLQSEPEAINFSQQNIKDSQLQMLFAICNPAIASEAQIGLALRILCGFGIDEIAEAFLTNKETINKRLFRAKEKLRNENIQLIPIDNTLPDTELENRLDNVLHIIYLLFNEGYYSQTENTILRKDFCIEAMRLGIMLTEYERTNSPNTNALLALMCFHASRFNARVDHDDAQVLYEQQNTALWDTTLISQGIHFLNNAATGNHVSSYHLEAGIAYWHCIKEDTPEKWASILLLYDQLLLINYSPGVALNRIFALYKAKGREAAFAESAKLPTNNSHFYFLLMGELYNGVDNQQALAYYEQALALAKTQQEKQGIQSTIDTLSGKK, from the coding sequence ATGGGAAAAGAACAGGAATCATTAAAACAATTGTTCCAGCAGGAGTTTGCCAAAATGGTGGCGGTTATCAGTAATAAGTTCGGGCTGGAACATATTGAAATGGCCGAAGACATAGTAAGTGAAACCTTTCTGGCAGCATCGGAAACCTGGGGTATAAAAGGATTGCCACCCAATCCTGCGGCGTGGCTGTACGTGGTAGCCAAACAAAAAACGTTGTATCATTTCAGGCGGCACAAGATCTACGAACAAAAAGTTATTCCTGAAATAAAAGCGCAACAACCCCTTCAGTCAGAACCCGAAGCCATCAACTTCTCCCAACAAAATATTAAAGACAGCCAGCTGCAAATGCTGTTTGCCATTTGCAACCCGGCCATTGCCAGCGAAGCGCAAATTGGCCTGGCCCTGCGTATCCTTTGTGGTTTCGGCATCGATGAAATTGCCGAAGCCTTTTTAACCAATAAAGAAACCATCAACAAACGGTTGTTCCGCGCCAAAGAAAAACTGCGCAACGAAAACATTCAGTTGATCCCCATCGATAACACCCTGCCCGATACCGAACTGGAAAACCGGCTCGACAATGTGCTGCACATCATTTACCTGCTGTTTAACGAAGGTTATTACTCACAAACGGAGAACACCATACTGCGCAAGGATTTTTGTATAGAAGCGATGCGCCTGGGTATTATGCTCACCGAATACGAACGCACCAACAGCCCCAACACAAACGCCCTGCTGGCCCTGATGTGTTTTCATGCCAGCCGCTTCAATGCCCGGGTAGACCATGACGATGCGCAGGTATTGTATGAACAACAGAACACCGCCCTGTGGGATACCACCCTCATTAGCCAGGGCATTCATTTTTTAAACAATGCCGCCACGGGCAATCATGTCAGCTCCTACCACCTGGAAGCAGGCATTGCGTACTGGCATTGTATTAAAGAAGATACCCCCGAAAAATGGGCCAGCATCCTGCTCTTATACGATCAGTTGTTACTGATCAACTACTCGCCCGGCGTAGCCCTTAACAGGATCTTTGCGTTATACAAGGCAAAAGGAAGAGAAGCGGCGTTTGCAGAATCAGCCAAACTGCCCACCAACAACAGCCATTTTTACTTTTTGTTAATGGGTGAACTGTATAATGGTGTAGATAATCAACAAGCTTTAGCGTATTATGAACAGGCGCTGGCGCTGGCCAAAACGCAACAGGAAAAACAAGGCATTCAATCAACGATCGATACCCTTTCGGGGAAAAAATAA
- a CDS encoding DUF488 domain-containing protein, whose translation MSITVKRIYEPVAPKDGYRILVDRLWPRGIKKEKAAIDTWLKEVAPSTDLRKWFHAGEGSFAEFKKKYLAELKENPALKDLKTLLKEHKQVTFLYAAKDEEQNHAHILADLLT comes from the coding sequence ATGAGCATCACTGTAAAAAGGATCTACGAGCCCGTAGCCCCCAAAGATGGGTATCGTATCCTGGTTGACCGGCTATGGCCACGGGGTATTAAGAAAGAAAAAGCAGCAATAGATACCTGGTTAAAAGAAGTGGCGCCCTCTACTGATCTGCGTAAATGGTTTCATGCCGGTGAAGGAAGTTTTGCTGAGTTTAAAAAGAAATACCTCGCCGAATTAAAAGAGAATCCCGCATTGAAAGATTTGAAAACTTTACTGAAAGAACATAAGCAGGTAACGTTTTTGTATGCTGCTAAAGATGAGGAGCAAAATCATGCACACATTCTGGCTGATCTTTTAACTTAA
- a CDS encoding helix-turn-helix transcriptional regulator — MGVNVYDENGRQYKVGDVFSSKIVEQPLVTERREIFSFPFGDAEMVQMAFSGIYIVYGDMMLYESKRLNWEITGEIDLVEMHFTLQGDGSMKNLLSGKEHRFKANEHNMHYTPVFAGTGQYGGKLDRYKFVEVHFTTRFFLELAKDSSPSLIEFAEKVAQGNEHELSRENMPISFAMHQCLHDIMNVKVTGGLKLLFLQSKCIELLTLQAQMYEDAARATQTPSLIVKPGHDTESIHFAKDYLLQHAAQPPSLTELARVAGINEFKLKQGFKALYNNTVFGYLADYKLTQARDLLIRNVAIKDVADRLGYSSVQHFNSAFRKKFGIPPGKLKSI; from the coding sequence ATGGGTGTCAATGTGTATGATGAAAATGGTCGCCAGTATAAGGTGGGTGATGTGTTTTCCAGTAAAATAGTTGAACAACCGTTGGTTACAGAACGAAGAGAGATCTTCAGCTTTCCATTTGGCGATGCGGAGATGGTGCAGATGGCTTTCTCAGGCATTTATATTGTGTATGGCGATATGATGCTGTATGAAAGCAAACGATTGAACTGGGAAATAACCGGCGAAATTGACCTGGTTGAAATGCATTTTACCTTACAGGGCGATGGCAGCATGAAGAACCTGCTGTCTGGAAAAGAACATCGATTCAAGGCCAACGAGCATAACATGCATTACACGCCGGTTTTTGCCGGTACCGGTCAATACGGTGGTAAGCTTGACCGGTATAAGTTTGTGGAGGTACATTTTACTACCCGCTTTTTCCTGGAGCTGGCAAAAGACAGCAGTCCCTCATTAATAGAGTTTGCCGAAAAAGTAGCCCAAGGAAACGAACACGAACTGAGCCGTGAGAACATGCCTATTTCATTTGCCATGCACCAATGTCTGCATGACATTATGAATGTGAAGGTGACCGGCGGGTTGAAGCTGTTATTCCTGCAATCGAAATGTATTGAGTTGTTGACCTTACAGGCACAGATGTATGAAGATGCGGCGCGTGCTACCCAAACACCTTCGCTGATAGTTAAACCCGGACACGATACCGAGAGCATTCATTTTGCCAAAGACTACCTGTTGCAACATGCCGCACAACCACCTTCCTTAACAGAACTGGCACGTGTTGCCGGCATCAATGAATTTAAATTGAAACAAGGTTTCAAAGCCCTTTATAACAATACCGTATTTGGTTACCTGGCCGATTATAAATTAACCCAGGCGCGCGACCTGCTCATCCGCAATGTGGCCATCAAAGATGTAGCCGACAGGCTCGGTTATTCTTCAGTACAACACTTCAATAGTGCGTTTAGGAAAAAGTTTGGGATACCGCCGGGGAAGTTGAAAAGTATTTAG
- a CDS encoding T9SS type A sorting domain-containing protein, with product MSTSTLTEDRSQKRVQRITVYPNLVTQKKFWLQLYNVEQCVFTVQLYSLAGQQVFKHFLYHADFYSNHTILLPNHLPRGIYKVAVRYGDNHYVQPIVID from the coding sequence ATGAGCACCTCAACACTAACCGAAGACCGTTCGCAAAAACGGGTTCAACGAATCACCGTGTATCCCAATCTGGTTACACAAAAGAAGTTCTGGTTGCAGTTGTACAACGTAGAACAATGTGTTTTCACCGTTCAGCTGTATTCCCTTGCCGGACAGCAGGTATTTAAACACTTTTTGTACCACGCAGACTTCTATTCAAACCACACTATTTTGTTGCCGAACCACCTCCCCAGAGGTATATACAAAGTAGCTGTGCGTTATGGCGACAATCACTACGTTCAGCCGATTGTCATTGACTAA